A segment of the Catenuloplanes nepalensis genome:
GGCGCGTCGCACCGCACCTGCCCGTACACCGCGATCGCGCCCTCGCTCGGTCCTTGGCGCACCGCCTGCTGGCACCGGTCTCCGTCGTCGGTGAACGTGAAGCCCACGCACGGCGGCCCGTCACAGGACGCGGTGGCCAGCGCGGCGCCGGTCACGTCGACGCGGGTCACCTGGAACGCGATGCCGACGCCCAGGTTGGCGCCGTCCTGGCCGCCGAGCCAGGCGACGCCCTGGCAGACGACGCCGTCACCGACCGGGTTCTCGCCGTCGTCGCCGACCGGCGCACCGGCCGTGTCGATGTAGGGACGTCCGCCGCCACCGGGCGCCGGCGCCTCGGGACCGGTGCCCTCGGGCGCCGGCGCTCCGGTCCCGGTCTCCTCCGGGGCCGGCGTCGCCGACGGTTCCATCGTCACGTCGGGCGCGGCGCCGGGTGGGTCGGTGTCGCTACCGCAGGAGACGGCCAGAGCCGGCAGGAGAACGAGCAGCACGACGCCGCGGATCAATCGAGTCCTCATGATGCCTCCGGTAGGCGAGGCGTGATTACTCGCAGTACAGACCCGCCCCTCGCTCACCGTCCCACTTCTGACGGATACCGGTCACCCTCCGTGATCAGGTTCGACGCCGCCTTCGATATCCGCGCGCTACCGGTGGATCGGCACCTCGAGGTCGCCCAGTGGCCGGCCGGAGCCGCCCCAGGTGGCCGCGATGATCTCGGCCGCGATCGAGACCGCGGTCTCCTCCGGCGTGCGCGCGCCGAGATCGAGACCGATCGGGGAGGACAGCCGGGCCAGTTCCGCGTCGGACAGGCCCGCGTCGCGCAGGCGTGCCGCCCGGTCGTCGTGGGTGGCGCGGCTGCCCATGGCGCCGATGTAGCGGGCCGGCGAGCGCAGTGCCGCGACCAGCAGCGGAACGTCGAACTTCGGGTCGTGGGTGAGCACGCAGAGCACGGTGCGCGCGTCGATCGTGGTGGACGCCAGGTAGTCGTGCGGCCACCGCACCACGATCTCGTCCGCGTCCGGGAAGCGCCGCCGCGTGGTGAAGACCGGCCGGGCGTCGCAGACCGTCACGTGGTAGCCGAGGAACTTCCCGATCCTCGCCACCGCGGCCGCGAAGTCGACCGCACCGAAGACGATCATGCGCGGTGGCGGCGCGAACGACTGCACGAACACGCGCCGGCCCTGTGCCCCGAGCGCGACCACCCCGGTGGCACCGGCCGCCAGCATTCCCGCGGCCTGATCCGCCACCACCCGATCAAAACCATCAAGATCAGCTTCAGCGGGTACGTGGATGCGCCGTCCCAGCCCCTCCCCGCGCTCCAGCATGGACGCGGTCGCGACGGCGCGCCCCTGGCACACCGCGGAGAGCACGTGGTCCGGCAGGCCGGTGTCCGGCTGGACCAGCACCTCGATGGTGCCGCCGCAGGTCAGCCCGACCGCGAACGCGTCGTCGTCCGCGACGCCGTAGGTCGCGAGGACCGGCGAACCGTTCTCCAGCACCGTGCGGGCGAGCTCGTAGACCGCGGCCTCGACGCAGCCGCCGGAGACGCTGCCGATCACCTCGCCGGTCTCGGCGACGGCCATCGCGGCGCCGGGCGGGCGGGGCGCGGACCGCCACGTCGACACCACGGTCGCGATCGCGAACCGCAGGCCGGCGGCCCGC
Coding sequences within it:
- a CDS encoding XdhC family protein; this encodes MRDIAAGLAEWRAAGLRFAIATVVSTWRSAPRPPGAAMAVAETGEVIGSVSGGCVEAAVYELARTVLENGSPVLATYGVADDDAFAVGLTCGGTIEVLVQPDTGLPDHVLSAVCQGRAVATASMLERGEGLGRRIHVPAEADLDGFDRVVADQAAGMLAAGATGVVALGAQGRRVFVQSFAPPPRMIVFGAVDFAAAVARIGKFLGYHVTVCDARPVFTTRRRFPDADEIVVRWPHDYLASTTIDARTVLCVLTHDPKFDVPLLVAALRSPARYIGAMGSRATHDDRAARLRDAGLSDAELARLSSPIGLDLGARTPEETAVSIAAEIIAATWGGSGRPLGDLEVPIHR